The Juglans regia cultivar Chandler chromosome 2, Walnut 2.0, whole genome shotgun sequence genome includes a window with the following:
- the LOC108995441 gene encoding protein FAR-RED IMPAIRED RESPONSE 1-like, translated as MKIFTSNTHHNEYDEVMIDEEPDNDDGVEEPKVGMTFSNEEEVWSYYMKYAKHKGFGVRRRNSRQSDDGKVRWFTLVCVRQGTTKSQASNVLKPRQTDRVGCKARVNAILNEDDGYTLSSVILDHIHICSPRKARHFRCFKKLDPRVAKRFEKNDEAEIRTSKTFKSVVVEAGGYENVPFGVKECQNYMDKARQLRLGVGGVEALMNYFQDM; from the coding sequence atgaaaattttcactTCTAATACTCATCATAATGAGTATGATGAAGTTATGATTGATGAAGAGCCTGATAACGATGATGGTGTTGAAGAACCCAAGGTTGGAATGACATTTTCTAATGAGGAAGAAGTTTGGTCTTACTATATGAAGTATGCTAAGCATAAAGGATTTGGGGTGCGTAGAAGAAATTCTAGACAAAGCGACGATGGGAAGGTTAGATGGTTTACATTGGTATGTGTGCGGCAAGGCACAACAAAGAGTCAGGCTTCCAATGTCCTCAAGCCAAGACAAACAGATAGGGTAGGGTGTAAAGCAAGAGTTAATGCGATTTTGAATGAGGACGATGGATACACCTTGTCTAGTGTAATCTTAGatcacatacatatatgtagTCCGAGGAAAGCAAGACACTTTAGATGTTTCAAGAAGCTAGATCCTCGTGTGGCTAAGaggtttgaaaaaaatgatgagGCCGAAATACGTACGTCAAAGACTTTCAAGAGTGTAGTTGTTGAAGCGGGAGGGTATGAGAATGTGCCATTTGGGGTGAAGGAATGTCAAAACTATATGGACAAAGCACGACAACTTCGCCTCGGAGTTGGAGGTGTTGAAGCTCTAATGAACTACTTCCAGgatatgtag